From the genome of Phycicoccus duodecadis:
GAGAGGGCGGCCCCGTGCTGCTCGAAGGGCCGGTCACCGGTGACGACGAGGTCGACCGGCACCCCGTGCAGGTCCTCGACCTCGTGGGCGACCTCGGTGACCGCGGCCGCGAGCGACTGCTGCGAGCCCTGCGGCCCGGAGTAGAGCCAGGTCCGCAGCTCGCGTTCCTGGGCTCGGGCCAGCCGGGTGACGGCCTGCCCGTCGTCGGCCTGGCGCTGGATGAGGGCCAGCGTCTGCAGCACCGAGTCGTGCAGGTGGGCGGCGATGTCGGCGCGCTCGGTGGCCCGGGCGGCGGCCACCTGCTCGCGGCGGAAGTCGCTCCAGAGCCGGACGGCCCAGGGCGCGGCGATGATGAGGGCACCGACCAGCACCGACAGCGCCGCCAGCATGGCGTCCCAGACGACCGAGACGGAGCGACCCCGGGTCATCAGGACCAGGATGCCGAGCAGCGCCAGCCCCGCGCCCAGCGCGACGCGCACCCAGGTCATCCCCCCGGGCCGGCCGGCGAGCCACCGCGAGCGCTGCGCCTCGTCGAGCGTCGACCAGGCCACCACGGCCCCCACGGCGATGACCAGGACCGGCAGGATGCCCGAGCCCCGCAGCGAGACACCGAGACCCGGGACGAGCAGCGCCAGCCCCACGACGACGGCCGCACCGCCCCCCAGCAGCAGGACCGCCGAGCGCTGCCGCTCGGACCAGCCCCGGGCCCCGCCGCTGGGAGCCACCCCCTCGGACTCGGACGTCAGCGCCCAGAGGAACAGGTAGGCCGCCACCCCGGCACCCCCGGACAGGGCCAGCACCACGAACGCGACCCGCACCAGCCGGCGCGAGACGCCGAGGTGCCGCGCGACCGCGTCGCACACCCCGGGGGTCCACCCGGCCGACCGCGAGCGCACCAGCGGGGGCCGGGTCGACACGGGCGCCGGCGACGGCGCGGACGCGGCCCACGCGCGGGACGCGGCGGGCTCGTAGGGGGTGGGCACGCCCCCATCCTGACGCACCGGACCCGTGACCGACCCCGTCCCCGGGGTGCGGTCAGGGGTGGTTCAGGGTCGACCCTCATGGCGGCCGACCCCGTGCGGACGGGAAGGTGATGACCATGACGGACACCCCGACCCAGGACCAGTCGCCCCCACCGCGTGCGGCCGGCGCCCTCGACGACGTCTTCGAGCGGCTGCACCGCAGCGACGTGCGCCGCGACACCGACCACCGCTGGTTCGGCGGGGTGTGCTCCGGCCTGGCCGCCCGCTTCGGCGTGGACCCGCTGCTCATCCGCGCCGCCGCCATCGCCCTGACCATCGCCGGCGGGGTGGGGGTACCGGTCTACCTCGTGCTCTGGCTGGCGCTGCCCGACACCCGCGGCACCGTCCTGGTGGAACGCGCGGTGCGGCACGGCGACGCCTGGGCCGTCGTCCTCGGCGTGGTGACCGCCCTGTTCGTCGTCGGCGGCCTGCTCTCGCTCGGCACCGGCAACGACCACTGGGGCGGCTCGCTGTGGCTGCTGCTGCCGGTCGGGCTCGTCGTCTGGCTGCTGGTGAACCGCAGCCGCTCGGGCGGGCACCAGCAGTGGGGCGAGGCCACCGGCTACGCGCCCTACCCCGCGCCCCCCGGCGCCCCCGTCCCCCCACCGCCTCCGGGAGGCACGCCGATGTCCGGCCCCACCAGCTCCTTCGCGCCGCCCGCCAGTGCCATGGCGGCCCCGGTCACCACCGGCACTGCGCCCTACGGCTCCGGGATGCCGGCCGCCCCACCCACGGGGTACGGCCCCTGGGCGCCCCCCCGGCCCCCTCTGCCACCCGCCCCGCCGCGCCCGCGCCGGCGGCGCCCCAGCGGCTACGTCGGCCTCGTCTCGCTCGGCCTCGCCGCCGCCCTGGTCGGCCTCGGGGTCGTCCTCGCCGGGCCACTGGGCTTCCCCGGGGAGCCGGTGCTGCTGGGCCTCACGCTCGCCCTCGCCGGCACCTCCCTGGTGGTGCTCGGGCTCGCGCTCACCGGGCGGGCGTCCGGTTTCAGCGGCTTCCTCACCGTGGCCCTGACCCTCGCCACCGTCTTCGGGGTCCTCGTGGCCCACTCGCCCGCCGGCGTCGGCGGGACGGGCGACCGGACGTGGACCCCCACGGCCGCCGTCACGCCGGTGACCTACACGCTGGGGGTGGGCGACGCCACCCTCGACCTGACGAACCTCACGGACCTCACGGCCGCGGCGCCCGGCGCCGACGCGCCGCTGCGGGTGTCGGTGCAGATCGGGGCCGGCTCGCTGCGGATCGAGGTCCCGCCGGGGCTGGACGTCCGGGTCGAGAACAGCGTGGGCGCCGGGACGGTCAGCTACGGCCGCCCGGGGTCGCTGACCCAGGCCCCCCAGAACGGCGACCCGGGCACCGACTTCACGTACGACGCCGTCGTCGGGGCCGGCGGCACGCCCGACGTCGTCGTCACCACCGAGGTCGGCCTCGGCGACATCACCATCGAGGAGCAGTGACCATGAGCACCGACGACACCCGACCCCTGTCCGACCGGCTGGGCCTCGCCGACGAGGAGCCCGCGCACACCTCCCCCGGCGCGGCCCACTCCCCCGGCGTCGTGGACGCCGCCGCAGCCACCCCCGCACCGGGCGCCCCGGTCCACCGCCGCGGGCCCGCCCCGTTCGGGCTGGTCATCGCGGTGCTGGGGCTGGTGGTCGCCGGGGCGGTCCTGCTCACCGAGGTGGCCGACGTCAGCGTCCCGTGGTCGACCCTCGGCCCCTGGGCCGTCGTGGCCGGCGGCCTCCTGGTGGTGCTGGTCGGGCTGATCGGCCTGCGCGGCAACCGCGTTCAGGACTGAGGCCACGGGTGGTCCCACGGCAGGCCGGCCGCCCGGACCGCCCTCGGGACGCTCGCCACGACCGGCATCGCGCCGAGCTCGGCCCACGGCACCCAGCGCGCGGCCGAGGTCGACCCACCGACGTCGTGCACCACGGCCGGGGTCGGCTCCGGGCATCGCGCGGTGTGCAGCAGCCGCACCGCGTGGTAGTCCTCGGCCCCGCGCGGGGAGTGCCCCACCCAGTGCTGGGTCATCACCTCGCGCAGCCGCACGTCGACCACGACCTGGCCGGTCTCCTCCGCCACCTCGCGCACCACGGCGGCCGCCGGTGTCTCGCCCTCGTCCACCCCGCCCCCGGGCAGGTTCCAGCGGCCCCCGGCGCCGGTGGCCGACGACAGCTGGGTCAGCAGCAGCGACCCGTCGGCCACCACCACCGCGTAGGCCGCGACCCGCTGTCGCGGGGTGACGCCGCGGCGCTCGGTGTCGGTCAGGCCCGGGCCGTGCGGCCGCCCGGGCGCGGCGCCCCCCGGCGCGACGACGGGATGCACCGCGAACTCGAGCACCAGCCGGCCCAGCGCGCCGTGCGCCTGCACCTCACCGGCACTCCAGCCCCGGGCGCGCAGCCCGTCGTGCGGGTCCTCCCCGTGCGCGAGGACGAACCGGACGACCTCCTCGCCCCCGACCAACCCCACGACGGTGATCACGAGGCCGCCCCGGCCCGCCGGTACTCGGCCAGGGTCGCCTCGACCGTGCCGGCCCAGCCCTGCCGCGGCGGGACGGCCCGCAGATGAGCGCGCAGCGCCTCGCGCCGCCCCGGGTCGGCGGCCAGCCCCGCCACCGCCACCGCCAGCCCCTCGTCGTCGTCGACCAGCAGCCCGTCGACCCCAGGGGTGACGACGTCGTCGACCCCGGTACCGCGCAGGGCCACCACCGGCACCCCCGCGGCCCGGGCCTCCAGGGCCGCGATGCCGAACGCCTCGAGCCGCGCCGCGGAGACGTAGACGTCGCCGGAGTGGTGCAGCCGACGCAACCCCTCGCGGTCGAGCCGACCGGGCAGCGCGACCCACGCCATCCCGCGAGCCCGCAGGAAGGCCTCCATGGCCCGGCGCTGCGGCCCCTCGCCGGCGATGGTCGCGTGCAGCGGCACGGCCGGGTCGAGCAGGGCCCGGGCCCGGTGCAGCGCCCCCAGCAGGGCCAGCGGGCGCTTGCGCGAGACCAGCCGCATCGCCGTCACCACGTGCACGCCCGCCCCGTGCGGCGCCTCGTCCCGCGGCGCCCACCAGTCCACGTCGATGCCGTTGTTGAGCACCGCCACCTCGGCGCCCCCGGCCGCCCGCGAGACCTCCTCGGCGGCCATCCGCGAGACCGCGCTCAGCGCCACACCCCGCCCGGCCCAGCGCCGCGCCTGCCCGACGAGGCGTACCGCGGGCAGCGCCGGCCCGAGGACGCAGTGGAAGGTCGCCGCCACCGGCAGCCCTGCCGCCAGCGCCGTACCCACGAGGTCGGCGGCGAACGGGCTGACGACCCCGAGGTGCGCGTGCGCCACGTCGAAGCCGCCGGCCTCGAGCCGCCGGCGGACCTCGGGCGGTGCGAACGGGTTGACCGGCACGCCGCCCGGCAGCGGCAGGGCCATCCGGTGCACCACCACGCTGTGGCCCGCTGCCTCGGCCTCGGTCGTGCGCGCCCCGCCCCGCTCGCCCCCCGACCCGGCCGTCGCCGTGAACACCTCGACGGTGTGCCCCGCCCCCGCCAGGTGGTGTGCGAGGTCGTGCACCTGACGCTCGATACCGCCCAACCGGGGCGGGTAGCAGTCCGACAGGAGGGCGACCTTCACGAGGGTCCACCCTGCCATGCGCGAGGATGGGCAACGATGTCCCGCACCCTGGTGGCGTTCCACGCCCACCCCGACGACGAGGCCCTGCTCACCGCGGGCACGATGGCCCGCGCCGCGGCCGAGGGCCACCGGGTCGTCCTGGTCCTGGCCACCGACGGCGGGGCGGGGCTCGCGGCCGACACGCTGCGCCGCGACGACGACCTCGGGCGGCTGCGCCTGCGCGAGGCCGAGCGCTCGGCCGCCGCCCTCGGGGTCGCCCGCCTCGAGTGGCTGGGCTACGCCGACAGTGGCAGCGGCCCCGAGCCCGAGCCGGACGCCCCCGGGCTCACCCGCTTCTGTCGGGCCCCGCTCGAGGAGGCCGCCGAGCGTCTGGCCGCCGTACTGCGCACCGAGCGCGCCGACGTCCTGCTCTCGTACGACGCCAACGGCGGCTACGGCCACCGCGACCACCGGCGCGTGCACGAGGTGGCCGCCCGGGCCGCCGAGATCGCGGGCACGCCCCGCGTCCTCGAGGCCACGGTCCCCCGCGACACCATCGTGCGCGCCATCCGGGCCGTGGACCGGGTCTACCGCTTCCCGGCCGAGTTCGACCCCACGAGCTTCGAGCGGGCGTTCACCGCGCGGGCCGACATCACCCACCGCATCGACGTGCGCCGCCATGTCCCGGCCAAGCGCGCCTCGATGCGGGCGCACGCCTCCCAGGCGAGCGGCGGGGGCGCGCTGGAGCCCGGCGCGGGGGCCCAGACGGGCGACCGCACCCTCGCGGCCTTCCTCCGCATCCCCCGGCCGCTCTACGATCTGGTGTTCGGGCGCGAGTGGTTCCGCGACCCGACCAGACCACCGGGGGGCACCGTGAGCAGCGACATCTTCGAGGGGCTGCCGTGAGGGTGCCGGTCGCCGTGCCCACGCACCGCCGCCAGCTCCTCCAGTTCGGGCTGGGGATGACGCTGGCCGTGGTGCTGCTGGCCTGGGGGCTGCCGTACTTCGCGAAGACGTCGTGGGCCGACATCTGGACGGTCATCCGCAGCGTCCCGCCGCAGGTCGCCATCGGTCTCCAGGCCCTGATGCTGCTCGGCCTCTACAGCTACACCTTCACCTTCACCGGGTCGCTGCGGGGGCTCAGCCACGGCAAGGCGCTGGTCATCAACCTGTGCGGCTCGTCGGTCTCGAACCTGCTGCCCGGGGGCGGCGCGGTCGGGCTGGCCGCCACCTACGCCATCTGCCGCTCGTGGGGCTTCTCACGCCGGGCCACCTCCACCTCGGCCATCGTCACCGGGGTCTGGAACGTGCTGGCCCGCATCGCGCTGCCGGTCGTCGCCATCCTGCTGCTCATGGCCGGGGGGGTCACGCTGCCCCGGGCCCTCATCGACCTCGCGATCGCCGGGTCGGTCACCGGTCTGGGCATCATCGCCGCCGTCGTCGGGATGCTGGCCAGCGAGCGGGTGGCGCAGCGCATCGGAGCCCTCGTCGACCGGGTCGTCGGGCCGCTGGTGCGCCGTCGCCGCCCCCACTCGCCGATGTCGGTCGCCGCCCTCGTCACCGACCTGCGGGCCCGCATCATCGACATCGTCCGGTGGCGCTGGTGGTCGATGACGCTGGGGATGATCTGCTTCTTCGGCGTCTACTACCTGCTCTTCGTCCTGGTGATGCGCCAGACCGGCGTGGGTCTGGCGCTGAACCTGCTGTTCGCGGCGTACGCCATCGGGCGCCTGCTCAGCGCGGTCGGCATCACGCCCGGCGGGGTGGGCGTCACCGAGGCCACCACCACGATCGTGCTGGTCGGCTGGGGTGCCCACCCCGCCGCCGCCTCGGCCGGCGTCGTCCTGTTCTCGATCCTGACCCACCTCATGGAGGTCCCGCTGGGAGGGCTCGGCTGGCTGCTGTGGTCGCTCAGCACGAAGGTCGAGCCGCCCGAGGAGGGCGCCGAACCCACGCTGGCGGCCGCGCGGCCGGTCAGCGTCCCGGACCTGCTCCGCGACGCCGGCGCCGCGCCGAGGGCCGAGGACGACCCGGGCTGAGGTGGCTCCGGGGGCGGCCCGGGCGGCGGTCAGCCCGCCAGGAAGGCCGCGACCGCCCCGTGCAGAGCCGCGAGGTCGTCGACGTGCACCAGCTCGCGGGCCGAGTGCATCGACAGCAGCCCCACGCCCACGTCGACCGTCGGGATGCCGAGCCGGGTCGCCGCGATGGGCCCGATGGTCGAGCCGCCGGGGATGGTGTTGGTGTTGACGAACGGCTGCCACGGCACGCCGGCGCTCTCGCAGGCGGCGGCGAACAGGGCCTCGCCGCGGGCGTCGGTCATGTAGCGCTGGCTCGCGCTGATCTTGAGCAGCGGGCCGCCCCCGGGCCGGGGCCGGTTGGTGGGGTCGTGCTTCTCGGCGTAGCTCGGGTGCACCAGGTGGCCGGCGTCGCTCGACAGCAGCCACGAGCCCCGGGCCGAGCGGGCGGCATCCGACGTGCTCGCGCCCAGGCCCTCGCGGACCCGGCCCAGGACGTCCTCGAGGAACGGGCCACCCGCGCCGGTCGGGCTGGCCGAGCCGACCTCCTCGTGGTCGAACGCGGCCAGCACCGGGATGTGCCCGGCGTCGGCGGGGGCGGCCAGCAGCCCGGTCAGGCCGGCGTGCACGCTGGTGAGGTTGTCCATCCGGCCCGAGGCGAGGAAGGCGTCGCCGGCCCCGATGCGGGCCGGAGCCTGGGTGTCGGCGACGAACAGGTCCCAGGCCACGGCGTCGCCGAGCAGGTCGCGCAGCACGGCGTCGGCGCCGGAGCGGTCGTCGAGGCCGGTGCCCACGACGGGCAGCAGGTGGCGCTGGCGGTCGAGGTTGCTGCCGGTGTCGCCGTTGCGGTCGAGGTGGATGGCCAGGTTGGGGATGCGCGCCACGGCGCCGCTGGCGACCAGCTCGACGCGGCCGTCGGGACGGACGACCCGGCCGGCCAGCGCCAGGTCGCGGTCGAACCAGGTGGCCACGAGCGGGCCGCCGTAGACCTCGACGTTGAGCTGCTCCCAGCCGTGGCTGCGCACCACCGGGGTGGGCTTGAGGCGGAAGCCGGGGCTGTCGGTGTGCGCGCCCAGGATGCGCCAGGGTGTGGTGGGGCCGGCGCCCTCCGGCAGCCGCCACGCGATGACCGCGCCGTCGCGGACCACCACGTAGCGGCCCGGCGTGGTGGGCCAGGCGTCGTGCTCGTCGAGGGC
Proteins encoded in this window:
- a CDS encoding ATP-binding protein, which codes for MPTPYEPAASRAWAASAPSPAPVSTRPPLVRSRSAGWTPGVCDAVARHLGVSRRLVRVAFVVLALSGGAGVAAYLFLWALTSESEGVAPSGGARGWSERQRSAVLLLGGGAAVVVGLALLVPGLGVSLRGSGILPVLVIAVGAVVAWSTLDEAQRSRWLAGRPGGMTWVRVALGAGLALLGILVLMTRGRSVSVVWDAMLAALSVLVGALIIAAPWAVRLWSDFRREQVAAARATERADIAAHLHDSVLQTLALIQRQADDGQAVTRLARAQERELRTWLYSGPQGSQQSLAAAVTEVAHEVEDLHGVPVDLVVTGDRPFEQHGAALSRALREALLNAVRHATPPVTAYVEIGPGGVEAFVRDRGAGFDLEAVPDDRLGVRQSLLGRMERHGGSARVRRRDDGTEVELRLPPLEGEQS
- a CDS encoding PspC domain-containing protein — encoded protein: MTDTPTQDQSPPPRAAGALDDVFERLHRSDVRRDTDHRWFGGVCSGLAARFGVDPLLIRAAAIALTIAGGVGVPVYLVLWLALPDTRGTVLVERAVRHGDAWAVVLGVVTALFVVGGLLSLGTGNDHWGGSLWLLLPVGLVVWLLVNRSRSGGHQQWGEATGYAPYPAPPGAPVPPPPPGGTPMSGPTSSFAPPASAMAAPVTTGTAPYGSGMPAAPPTGYGPWAPPRPPLPPAPPRPRRRRPSGYVGLVSLGLAAALVGLGVVLAGPLGFPGEPVLLGLTLALAGTSLVVLGLALTGRASGFSGFLTVALTLATVFGVLVAHSPAGVGGTGDRTWTPTAAVTPVTYTLGVGDATLDLTNLTDLTAAAPGADAPLRVSVQIGAGSLRIEVPPGLDVRVENSVGAGTVSYGRPGSLTQAPQNGDPGTDFTYDAVVGAGGTPDVVVTTEVGLGDITIEEQ
- a CDS encoding NUDIX hydrolase, whose amino-acid sequence is MITVVGLVGGEEVVRFVLAHGEDPHDGLRARGWSAGEVQAHGALGRLVLEFAVHPVVAPGGAAPGRPHGPGLTDTERRGVTPRQRVAAYAVVVADGSLLLTQLSSATGAGGRWNLPGGGVDEGETPAAAVVREVAEETGQVVVDVRLREVMTQHWVGHSPRGAEDYHAVRLLHTARCPEPTPAVVHDVGGSTSAARWVPWAELGAMPVVASVPRAVRAAGLPWDHPWPQS
- a CDS encoding glycosyltransferase family 4 protein, with amino-acid sequence MKVALLSDCYPPRLGGIERQVHDLAHHLAGAGHTVEVFTATAGSGGERGGARTTEAEAAGHSVVVHRMALPLPGGVPVNPFAPPEVRRRLEAGGFDVAHAHLGVVSPFAADLVGTALAAGLPVAATFHCVLGPALPAVRLVGQARRWAGRGVALSAVSRMAAEEVSRAAGGAEVAVLNNGIDVDWWAPRDEAPHGAGVHVVTAMRLVSRKRPLALLGALHRARALLDPAVPLHATIAGEGPQRRAMEAFLRARGMAWVALPGRLDREGLRRLHHSGDVYVSAARLEAFGIAALEARAAGVPVVALRGTGVDDVVTPGVDGLLVDDDEGLAVAVAGLAADPGRREALRAHLRAVPPRQGWAGTVEATLAEYRRAGAAS
- a CDS encoding PIG-L deacetylase family protein, whose protein sequence is MSRTLVAFHAHPDDEALLTAGTMARAAAEGHRVVLVLATDGGAGLAADTLRRDDDLGRLRLREAERSAAALGVARLEWLGYADSGSGPEPEPDAPGLTRFCRAPLEEAAERLAAVLRTERADVLLSYDANGGYGHRDHRRVHEVAARAAEIAGTPRVLEATVPRDTIVRAIRAVDRVYRFPAEFDPTSFERAFTARADITHRIDVRRHVPAKRASMRAHASQASGGGALEPGAGAQTGDRTLAAFLRIPRPLYDLVFGREWFRDPTRPPGGTVSSDIFEGLP
- a CDS encoding lysylphosphatidylglycerol synthase transmembrane domain-containing protein encodes the protein MRVPVAVPTHRRQLLQFGLGMTLAVVLLAWGLPYFAKTSWADIWTVIRSVPPQVAIGLQALMLLGLYSYTFTFTGSLRGLSHGKALVINLCGSSVSNLLPGGGAVGLAATYAICRSWGFSRRATSTSAIVTGVWNVLARIALPVVAILLLMAGGVTLPRALIDLAIAGSVTGLGIIAAVVGMLASERVAQRIGALVDRVVGPLVRRRRPHSPMSVAALVTDLRARIIDIVRWRWWSMTLGMICFFGVYYLLFVLVMRQTGVGLALNLLFAAYAIGRLLSAVGITPGGVGVTEATTTIVLVGWGAHPAAASAGVVLFSILTHLMEVPLGGLGWLLWSLSTKVEPPEEGAEPTLAAARPVSVPDLLRDAGAAPRAEDDPG
- a CDS encoding M18 family aminopeptidase gives rise to the protein MSTADTIAAEFAQYVTASPTAFHAAAVARDRLVAAGFTALDEHDAWPTTPGRYVVVRDGAVIAWRLPEGAGPTTPWRILGAHTDSPGFRLKPTPVVRSHGWEQLNVEVYGGPLVATWFDRDLALAGRVVRPDGRVELVASGAVARIPNLAIHLDRNGDTGSNLDRQRHLLPVVGTGLDDRSGADAVLRDLLGDAVAWDLFVADTQAPARIGAGDAFLASGRMDNLTSVHAGLTGLLAAPADAGHIPVLAAFDHEEVGSASPTGAGGPFLEDVLGRVREGLGASTSDAARSARGSWLLSSDAGHLVHPSYAEKHDPTNRPRPGGGPLLKISASQRYMTDARGEALFAAACESAGVPWQPFVNTNTIPGGSTIGPIAATRLGIPTVDVGVGLLSMHSARELVHVDDLAALHGAVAAFLAG